The Gimibacter soli genome includes a region encoding these proteins:
- a CDS encoding phage baseplate assembly protein V, which yields MTDASTDKPVAFTISANGSQLDKMIEVRSVRIWHAFNRIGHAEIQLLDDIDAKPPLPATTNAGLKVGSSLEIQIGRGDDLQTAFKGSITRLQLKLEDGAPSLTVEARDDAFKMTLVPVTKLFQKVKDSDVAQTVAGAYGLSTDFTATDTEYPMLLQHQTTDWDFLVARLQLQSQVVWSALGTIQSKKPSATGGAAINVALDEGLLSFEARMDGRDQLASTEALTWDMENQQSVNSAGADPGVKEQGSTIASSLAADMKPAVSKLTVGYGGAVDGPAARAGAILTQSRLAKVQGTARLVGQAVSPGDTLQLKGFSTLFDGAALVSAVTHIVADGGWETIVETGLARDWLMDRIYDTGGIDRMPERLLKQLHLGKVTKISEDPEGLFRVQVMLPLVYGAEAQPVWARVAMLAAGSDRGSFFMPHVDDEVLVGFVGADAASPVVIGKLYSKNRAAPVTPADENNYVQGLYTKAGLKLVFNDEDPAVTLSTKGGQSICLDDKAGSITIKDQNGNSLTMDSGGIKMTSAADLTVSASAGTFKGSASNVNFDASMEIKGNGGLGAQWTSGANTVVKGAIVQIN from the coding sequence CGGCAGCCAGCTCGACAAAATGATCGAGGTCCGGTCGGTGCGCATCTGGCATGCGTTCAACCGGATCGGCCATGCCGAAATCCAGCTGCTGGACGATATCGATGCAAAGCCCCCCCTTCCGGCGACCACGAATGCCGGCCTCAAGGTTGGCAGCAGCCTTGAAATCCAGATTGGCCGCGGGGACGACCTGCAAACCGCCTTCAAGGGCAGCATCACCCGCCTGCAGCTGAAACTTGAGGACGGCGCCCCGTCCCTGACTGTCGAAGCCCGGGATGATGCCTTCAAAATGACACTCGTTCCGGTTACGAAACTTTTTCAAAAGGTCAAGGACAGCGATGTCGCCCAGACGGTCGCCGGGGCCTATGGCCTCTCCACTGACTTTACAGCGACAGACACGGAATATCCGATGCTGCTGCAACACCAGACCACCGACTGGGACTTTCTGGTGGCGCGGCTGCAGCTTCAGTCGCAGGTTGTCTGGAGCGCCTTGGGCACGATCCAGTCGAAAAAGCCTTCGGCGACCGGCGGGGCCGCCATCAATGTAGCGCTCGACGAAGGCCTTCTGTCGTTCGAAGCCCGCATGGATGGCCGCGACCAGTTGGCCTCCACCGAGGCGCTGACATGGGACATGGAAAACCAGCAGAGCGTCAATTCCGCCGGAGCCGATCCCGGCGTGAAAGAGCAAGGCTCCACCATCGCCTCCAGCCTCGCCGCCGACATGAAGCCAGCTGTATCAAAACTGACCGTCGGATATGGCGGGGCGGTTGACGGCCCCGCAGCCCGCGCCGGCGCCATCCTCACCCAGAGCCGCCTCGCCAAGGTCCAGGGCACAGCGCGCCTTGTCGGTCAAGCAGTATCCCCCGGAGATACCCTTCAACTGAAGGGTTTCAGCACCCTTTTCGACGGCGCAGCGCTGGTCTCGGCCGTGACGCATATCGTTGCCGACGGCGGCTGGGAAACCATCGTTGAAACAGGGCTCGCCCGCGACTGGCTGATGGACAGGATCTATGACACCGGCGGCATCGACAGAATGCCGGAGCGGCTTCTGAAACAGTTGCATCTTGGCAAGGTCACCAAGATTTCCGAGGACCCGGAAGGCCTGTTCCGCGTGCAGGTCATGCTGCCTTTGGTCTATGGCGCCGAAGCACAACCCGTTTGGGCGCGGGTTGCCATGCTGGCAGCCGGCAGCGACCGGGGCAGCTTCTTCATGCCGCACGTGGACGATGAGGTGCTTGTCGGCTTCGTCGGCGCCGACGCTGCCTCACCTGTGGTTATCGGCAAGCTCTACAGCAAGAACCGCGCGGCGCCTGTCACCCCTGCCGACGAGAACAACTATGTTCAGGGCCTTTATACGAAAGCCGGCCTGAAGCTCGTTTTCAATGACGAGGACCCCGCCGTCACGCTCAGCACCAAGGGCGGACAATCGATCTGCCTCGACGACAAGGCGGGCTCGATCACCATCAAGGACCAGAATGGCAACAGCCTGACCATGGATTCAGGCGGCATCAAGATGACAAGTGCTGCCGATCTCACCGTGTCTGCCTCGGCAGGCACATTCAAAGGGTCGGCCAGCAACGTGAATTTCGACGCATCGATGGAAATCAAGGGCAACGGTGGCCTTGGCGCACAATGGACAAGCGGCGCCAACACCGTGGTCAAGGGCGCCATCGTCCAGATCAACTAG
- a CDS encoding GPW/gp25 family protein, with the protein MVTLEEDIVQSLIILLGTTPGERPMRPDYGCDLHRYLFEELDDSLCRYLRNLIQIAINRYEPRIDLNSVEYRADTAIGLIEFDIVYSVRTTSKVGNIVYPLYLEGGQPA; encoded by the coding sequence ATGGTGACGCTGGAGGAAGATATTGTCCAAAGCCTCATCATCCTGCTGGGCACCACGCCCGGCGAGCGCCCGATGCGCCCCGATTACGGCTGTGACCTGCACCGCTATCTGTTCGAGGAACTGGACGACAGCCTTTGCCGCTATCTGCGCAACCTGATCCAGATTGCCATCAACCGCTATGAACCCCGGATTGACCTCAACAGTGTTGAATACCGGGCCGACACCGCCATTGGCCTGATCGAATTCGACATTGTCTATTCGGTCCGCACGACCTCGAAGGTCGGCAACATTGTATATCCACTTTATCTTGAGGGAGGGCAGCCGGCATGA
- a CDS encoding baseplate J/gp47 family protein, with amino-acid sequence MKGVPTPVSAARRDAWPGLSRLHFESEGPRPDATPLEVRDPCYQLARIIRLGRALPFFDDNNSRVGTWFDRLSEDPTARLALVATEPPSRFEDEAKSLPADYLSLLEDCIGSDGCFDPTTQRTALDQRADRLVDQAGARLGILRDWINTRGNDNGSSGTNSRKGDPERLAAELAALHKIIFWGETRPLPQSLQRFAASRLPKEYDSLTGITAPYQRRSEAARLLLQCLAAIDTLDARVRNIAVGEVRTMVQKGEAVAPHIALILAFIAMYDRVAEELNGLPARYMHYLYRDWLGLRPAAPVADKVDVVLGAAEDAGGSYVPAGTRFDGGATAAGKAVQYALADPLFLSTAKLVEIESLSVAPNALGTLEGNRIDRTAAKAAWPFLSTDPEADETDRFGFILSGRPFDLPAGRKQMTVTLSLEPASAAEAQRLVDVFAQNGVSEQLPENGSRQTLFEVSCMSSTGQLPLPDEDLTAAFEARTDGRLILTLCLTLPRASATPKAGEPSAGPGLQFLSHRLAQGLAAPEFSTCAIKGMAVGIEATGITELYERHQHGQRVAATLAAPFGAPPKNRGAFTVWTPIFEAGYSLSGLRLSWNWTGMPDSLIDYFAHYYRRLTRSARDRRPFAMRLIASDATGEPVMTGRANFDGGRGAAVEAHAAEECAATSAVAGANLTLETPPFAFGHDLYGQMLAEASRQDRRWHPIRWLRQSVRAFVHAFIIPVVIPVSDRVQPLALGLERKARLAPLTLLRRFIRYRRPPEHLKVPQPCSFQMQNLTLDLSGLLEADLNDPASAITLQHVGPGGRIWRPDFATLMPRPDRGHEVRLGFSGLDVTKPLSLLFDLPFIDMDCTAPDTAVEWSVLDGETWRPLDDTERGLDHTANLTRSGALTLHLPATRSDGLYWLRALVRGDQPMQRRCAGIHVNGASLDHAADTALPDAPPLKGTVKRLAKPSSAVTSVQQPYASYGGKSGENPAHFAAAAARRLRSRNRNASAHDIEHAILAAFPSIERAKCIPATRPDGARAAGHLLIVVASRPAFEGGSLRAPVPPPLCDDIRQMVAIISPMGAEVHVMPPRYQPVTVETTLELNRYADPVRWEGLTIKAINRAIADAALTDGGLRLGGSLDIDPVRKALMGLSFISAIPALSFRSPLGDANTALVTACHPGAVLSPSFRHRMSSTAEQPPRAAQSA; translated from the coding sequence ATGAAAGGCGTCCCCACCCCTGTTTCAGCGGCGCGCCGTGACGCTTGGCCCGGCCTCAGCCGCCTGCATTTCGAAAGCGAGGGGCCACGGCCCGATGCCACCCCCCTTGAGGTGCGCGACCCCTGCTACCAGCTGGCACGGATCATTCGCCTGGGTCGGGCCCTGCCTTTTTTTGACGACAACAACAGCCGCGTCGGCACCTGGTTCGATCGCCTTTCGGAAGACCCCACCGCCCGCCTCGCTCTCGTCGCGACCGAGCCGCCTTCTCGCTTCGAGGACGAGGCGAAATCCCTGCCCGCCGACTATCTGTCGCTCCTTGAAGATTGCATCGGCAGTGATGGCTGCTTTGACCCGACGACGCAGCGAACGGCTCTCGACCAGCGTGCCGACCGGCTTGTCGATCAGGCTGGTGCAAGGCTTGGTATCCTAAGGGACTGGATCAACACCCGTGGCAATGACAATGGCTCGTCGGGTACCAATAGCCGCAAGGGCGACCCCGAACGGCTGGCGGCTGAACTCGCCGCACTCCACAAAATCATATTCTGGGGCGAGACGCGCCCATTGCCGCAGTCGTTACAGCGCTTTGCCGCCTCCCGACTTCCCAAAGAATATGACAGCCTCACCGGCATCACAGCACCCTACCAACGCCGCAGCGAGGCGGCACGGCTGCTGCTTCAGTGCCTCGCGGCCATCGATACCCTTGATGCAAGGGTCCGCAATATCGCTGTCGGGGAAGTCCGGACAATGGTCCAGAAAGGTGAGGCTGTCGCCCCTCACATCGCCCTCATTCTGGCTTTCATCGCTATGTATGACCGGGTCGCGGAAGAATTGAACGGGCTGCCAGCACGCTACATGCACTATCTTTACCGCGACTGGCTGGGGCTCCGGCCCGCCGCACCGGTCGCTGACAAGGTGGATGTGGTGCTTGGCGCTGCAGAAGATGCCGGAGGCAGCTATGTGCCGGCAGGGACGCGCTTTGACGGTGGCGCCACAGCAGCGGGCAAGGCAGTCCAGTATGCGCTGGCCGATCCGCTATTTCTATCGACCGCCAAGCTTGTGGAAATCGAAAGCCTGTCGGTGGCACCCAATGCGCTCGGCACGCTCGAAGGCAACCGGATCGACCGGACAGCGGCCAAAGCCGCCTGGCCCTTTCTCAGCACCGACCCGGAAGCGGACGAAACCGACCGGTTCGGCTTCATCCTCAGCGGGCGCCCGTTTGACCTGCCCGCCGGTCGCAAGCAGATGACGGTCACGCTGAGCCTTGAGCCGGCTTCTGCGGCGGAAGCCCAACGCCTTGTCGACGTTTTTGCGCAAAACGGGGTCAGCGAGCAATTACCGGAGAACGGCAGCCGCCAGACCCTGTTTGAGGTATCCTGCATGAGCAGTACCGGCCAGCTTCCCCTGCCGGACGAAGACCTGACGGCCGCCTTTGAGGCCCGCACAGATGGCCGCCTCATCCTCACGCTTTGCCTGACCCTGCCAAGAGCATCAGCCACACCCAAAGCGGGCGAGCCGTCGGCTGGCCCGGGCCTGCAGTTCCTGTCCCACCGGTTGGCACAGGGGCTGGCGGCACCTGAATTCAGCACCTGCGCCATCAAAGGAATGGCGGTTGGCATTGAAGCCACCGGCATCACTGAGCTTTACGAGAGACACCAACACGGCCAGCGGGTTGCCGCAACCCTCGCCGCCCCCTTTGGGGCACCTCCAAAAAACAGGGGGGCCTTCACCGTCTGGACCCCGATCTTCGAGGCCGGATACAGCCTTTCAGGCCTGCGGCTGTCGTGGAACTGGACCGGGATGCCCGACAGTCTTATCGACTATTTCGCGCATTATTACCGCCGGCTGACCCGCAGTGCACGTGACCGACGGCCCTTTGCCATGCGATTGATCGCAAGCGATGCCACCGGCGAGCCGGTGATGACGGGACGCGCCAATTTCGATGGCGGACGCGGTGCCGCTGTCGAAGCCCACGCCGCAGAGGAATGCGCCGCCACATCAGCCGTTGCCGGGGCGAACCTGACCCTTGAAACCCCGCCTTTCGCCTTCGGGCATGATCTCTATGGCCAGATGCTCGCCGAAGCCTCGCGGCAGGATCGTCGCTGGCATCCCATCCGCTGGCTCAGGCAAAGCGTTCGGGCATTCGTTCATGCCTTCATCATTCCTGTCGTCATCCCCGTCAGCGACCGGGTCCAGCCACTGGCGCTGGGGCTGGAGCGAAAAGCCCGCCTTGCACCGCTCACCCTGTTGCGCCGCTTCATCCGATACAGGCGTCCGCCCGAGCATCTGAAGGTGCCCCAGCCATGCTCCTTCCAGATGCAGAATCTGACACTTGATCTGAGCGGCTTGCTGGAAGCGGACCTGAACGACCCGGCGTCTGCCATCACCCTCCAGCATGTTGGTCCGGGCGGCCGGATTTGGCGCCCCGACTTTGCCACCCTGATGCCGCGCCCGGATCGGGGGCATGAGGTCAGGCTGGGCTTTTCGGGGCTTGATGTCACCAAGCCGCTGAGCCTGCTGTTTGACCTGCCCTTTATCGACATGGACTGCACGGCGCCGGACACCGCTGTCGAATGGTCGGTGCTTGACGGCGAAACCTGGCGGCCGCTCGACGATACAGAGCGCGGGCTGGATCATACGGCCAACCTTACCCGAAGCGGTGCCCTGACCCTGCACCTGCCGGCAACCCGATCCGACGGTCTTTACTGGCTGCGGGCGCTGGTGCGCGGCGACCAGCCGATGCAGCGCCGCTGCGCAGGCATCCATGTGAATGGTGCGAGCCTTGACCATGCTGCCGATACCGCGCTGCCGGATGCCCCGCCGCTGAAAGGCACCGTCAAGCGGCTGGCAAAACCGTCCAGCGCCGTAACGAGCGTCCAACAGCCCTACGCATCCTACGGCGGCAAGTCGGGTGAAAATCCGGCGCATTTTGCCGCGGCCGCGGCCCGGCGGCTCCGCAGCCGGAACAGAAACGCATCCGCCCATGACATTGAGCACGCGATCCTTGCAGCCTTTCCGTCGATCGAGCGCGCCAAATGCATCCCGGCCACACGCCCTGACGGCGCGCGGGCTGCAGGACATTTGCTGATTGTGGTGGCGAGCCGACCCGCTTTCGAAGGCGGCAGCCTGCGGGCCCCCGTCCCGCCGCCTCTATGTGACGATATCAGGCAGATGGTTGCCATCATCTCTCCGATGGGCGCGGAAGTGCATGTCATGCCGCCGCGCTATCAGCCCGTGACAGTCGAAACGACGCTTGAGCTCAATCGTTATGCTGACCCGGTGCGCTGGGAAGGGCTGACGATCAAGGCGATCAACAGGGCAATCGCCGACGCTGCCCTGACCGATGGAGGCCTGCGCCTTGGTGGCTCGCTGGATATCGATCCCGTCCGCAAGGCCCTGATGGGCCTGTCTTTCATCTCCGCAATTCCGGCCTTGTCTTTCAGGTCGCCTCTCGGGGATGCCAACACCGCCCTTGTCACAGCCTGCCACCCGGGAGCTGTGCTTTCCCCGTCGTTCCGACACCGGATGTCATCCACTGCCGAACAGCCGCCCCGAGCGGCGCAATCGGCATGA
- a CDS encoding contractile injection system tape measure protein: MQKKTDEPAAGPKQAPTAPLSAPELKAKLARFYDRFTDEASVQRAVREQLSVRRSIDPAKEAEPKAAKRPATSAGLVLIAPYLPVFLRNLGLLSPTGTFEGNGATKAAMTLHFLATGRDAETGDDLFFIQHLLGVDHDNGERLPVPAPHKDEAERLLGSIIANWPAAQSLKVAGLREAMLQRGGILEKASDTDQLQVSPHPIDVLLSSIPWGFGAVYHPWMARPMVVDWP; the protein is encoded by the coding sequence ATGCAGAAGAAAACTGACGAACCGGCCGCCGGGCCAAAGCAGGCCCCGACCGCGCCGCTTTCAGCGCCGGAACTGAAGGCCAAACTTGCCCGTTTTTACGACCGCTTCACCGATGAAGCGTCGGTGCAGCGCGCAGTGCGCGAACAGCTTTCAGTCCGCCGGAGCATCGATCCTGCCAAAGAGGCCGAACCGAAAGCCGCCAAACGACCCGCCACCAGCGCGGGCCTTGTTCTCATCGCGCCCTACCTGCCGGTGTTCCTGCGCAATCTGGGGCTCCTGTCCCCGACCGGCACCTTTGAGGGTAACGGTGCGACGAAGGCCGCCATGACCCTTCATTTTCTGGCGACAGGCCGCGATGCTGAAACAGGCGATGACCTCTTTTTCATTCAGCACCTTCTGGGTGTCGATCACGATAACGGCGAGCGTTTACCTGTCCCTGCCCCCCACAAGGACGAAGCCGAGCGCCTGCTTGGCTCCATCATCGCCAATTGGCCAGCGGCCCAAAGCCTGAAGGTTGCGGGGCTCAGGGAGGCCATGCTGCAACGGGGCGGCATCCTGGAAAAAGCGAGCGACACGGATCAGCTGCAAGTATCACCCCATCCGATAGACGTTCTCCTGTCCTCGATTCCGTGGGGATTTGGTGCTGTCTATCACCCGTGGATGGCGCGCCCGATGGTGGTGGACTGGCCATGA
- a CDS encoding ATP-binding protein gives MTVNTDITSADHGHAGLMAEFAWFREVLAARIALYFGQECPYASPIDVPVPDLAQRPDLYARWATAHELTVPERLVVMLALAPEIAPEALDPFFIRNATYDRAHSEFGGFTGRGHAGFLPTHETALFLLAGDNPAARLDLLPLLQSGSALVDHWIIDSSPGLPPDSAGAPLPEPVTARPLALSATAMTVLRDGGKAMLVVPPGVPGALLTSRLAWDDLVVPPATSAALARVLAWIEHGGRLHEIDGLGSHLRPGHTILFHGPSGTGKTLAAALVGKRAERPVISVDLAQLVSKYIGETEKNLDRLFTEAERRGWILFFDEADALFGKRTSINSSNDRYANMEVGYMLQRLEAFSGLAILASNLVTNFDDAFLRRFHQLIHFPLPDAPMRERLIRDCLGKTASKDIDPKHLATKFTVSGATIVNAIRHAWLSAFAAGDATLQLDEIEEGFRLELAKEGKSS, from the coding sequence ATGACCGTAAATACCGACATCACATCCGCTGATCACGGGCACGCAGGCCTGATGGCGGAGTTCGCCTGGTTCCGTGAGGTGCTCGCTGCCCGCATCGCTCTCTATTTCGGGCAGGAGTGCCCCTATGCGTCGCCCATCGATGTGCCTGTGCCTGACCTGGCGCAACGGCCCGACCTCTATGCCCGCTGGGCCACCGCGCATGAATTGACGGTGCCTGAAAGGCTCGTTGTGATGCTCGCGCTGGCGCCAGAAATCGCGCCTGAAGCTCTCGACCCCTTTTTCATCCGCAACGCTACATACGACCGGGCTCACAGCGAGTTCGGCGGCTTCACGGGGCGTGGCCACGCGGGCTTCCTGCCAACGCATGAAACCGCCCTTTTCCTGCTTGCGGGTGACAATCCGGCCGCTCGGCTGGATCTCTTGCCGCTGCTGCAATCCGGCAGCGCACTTGTCGATCACTGGATCATAGATAGCAGTCCCGGGCTTCCTCCCGACAGCGCAGGAGCCCCCCTCCCCGAACCTGTAACCGCCCGGCCGCTTGCGCTGTCTGCCACTGCCATGACGGTGCTGCGCGATGGCGGCAAGGCGATGCTTGTCGTCCCGCCGGGTGTTCCGGGCGCACTGCTCACCTCCCGGCTCGCATGGGACGACCTCGTGGTGCCACCTGCAACCAGTGCCGCACTTGCCCGCGTGCTTGCATGGATCGAACATGGTGGTCGTCTGCATGAAATCGACGGCCTCGGCTCACACCTGCGGCCGGGCCACACAATCTTGTTCCATGGGCCATCAGGAACCGGCAAGACGCTTGCCGCCGCCCTTGTCGGCAAAAGGGCGGAAAGGCCTGTCATCAGTGTCGACCTTGCCCAGCTTGTCTCCAAATATATAGGCGAAACCGAAAAGAACCTCGACCGCCTCTTTACCGAAGCCGAACGGCGCGGCTGGATCCTGTTCTTCGATGAGGCCGATGCACTGTTCGGCAAACGCACCAGTATCAACAGCTCGAACGACCGCTATGCCAATATGGAAGTCGGCTACATGCTGCAGCGGCTGGAGGCATTCTCGGGCCTTGCGATACTCGCGAGCAACCTTGTCACCAATTTCGATGATGCCTTTCTCAGGCGCTTTCACCAACTGATCCATTTTCCACTGCCCGATGCACCGATGCGCGAACGGCTGATCCGGGACTGCCTCGGCAAGACTGCCTCGAAAGACATTGACCCAAAGCATCTGGCAACCAAATTCACGGTATCAGGCGCCACCATTGTCAATGCCATCCGCCATGCCTGGCTGTCAGCCTTTGCTGCGGGCGACGCCACCTTGCAACTGGACGAAATCGAAGAAGGCTTCCGTCTGGAACTTGCGAAAGAGGGGAAGTCGTCATGA
- a CDS encoding HNH endonuclease — MTAERQTREWTPAPFASGSGPGGLTLSRASPLQFTKVWERSEETGRLVRREIQVNELSDAQLESSPDVEAHLNEVEHGGLDEPGDYTGRPDLVVQAKFNDGQSGPKSVKPANASKSYKLTFDRKDGGTIYFDQPKDNPDGWSSANHKHVNIKKGSKGGRDYGETLGGKDEYIDTNDRPQHFSMADKKAGIKPADRTAKWTWHHLKTPTYDMALVDMAVHRAFGHNGGVHLWPKN; from the coding sequence ATGACCGCAGAACGACAGACAAGGGAATGGACCCCCGCACCGTTCGCCAGCGGCAGCGGCCCAGGCGGCCTCACCCTCAGCCGTGCCAGCCCCCTGCAGTTTACAAAGGTCTGGGAACGCAGCGAAGAGACTGGCCGACTTGTCCGCCGCGAAATCCAGGTGAACGAGCTGTCAGACGCCCAACTTGAAAGCAGTCCCGATGTTGAAGCACATCTCAACGAAGTCGAACATGGCGGCCTTGACGAGCCCGGCGACTATACCGGACGCCCGGACCTGGTAGTTCAGGCCAAATTCAATGATGGCCAGTCGGGCCCGAAAAGCGTGAAGCCTGCAAACGCTAGCAAATCCTACAAGCTGACCTTTGACCGCAAGGATGGCGGCACTATCTATTTTGATCAGCCCAAGGACAACCCCGATGGCTGGAGCAGCGCTAACCACAAGCATGTGAATATCAAAAAGGGCAGCAAAGGCGGCCGCGACTATGGTGAAACGCTTGGCGGCAAGGACGAATATATCGACACGAATGACCGTCCACAGCATTTCAGCATGGCCGACAAGAAGGCTGGTATCAAACCGGCCGACCGGACCGCAAAATGGACCTGGCACCACCTAAAAACCCCAACCTACGACATGGCCCTTGTTGACATGGCCGTTCATCGGGCCTTCGGCCACAATGGCGGCGTCCACCTGTGGCCGAAGAATTGA
- a CDS encoding eCIS core domain-containing protein has protein sequence MTRSKSHRDSALPSAPGAGKDGVALQRKPSAGDLPENLQSSIESLSGQSMADVKVQFNSPEPGKYGAHAFARGASIHVAPGQEQHLPHEAWHVAQQKQGRVSATGKMSGMPVNTDQSLEREADTMGAKAMQMAVNAQATLPLQFGFGDTSLPALLQLKDSHVAFTQQELDFSAKGKGHKVAVGKKTTADLVPHKPLKGSSPGSSKEHDLLMKELRIHYPGEGFLRGHLLNDNLGGPGIWENMFPITAKANGSHLYDVEKPVKQALLDAYELNEKTVSKDKYSVHYAVEAVSTGQMDEFIEDPRASLHCTWKVEPKVSDKDMHGEKSHHTGAVSTGSTPGVKQGQNAALLGIQWGSEGSGRTKQVRAGFKNKEYETEGKSVPPTPNGPAKNIAKKALMSVELTRNQLQETKSATEELMDKISKGNPGWKEADAADDRLVEADEALDAAVDALEDSKNKIS, from the coding sequence ATGACCCGATCCAAGTCTCATCGTGATAGCGCGCTCCCTTCAGCGCCCGGTGCCGGGAAAGACGGCGTCGCGCTCCAGCGAAAACCGTCAGCGGGCGATCTGCCTGAAAACCTGCAATCCAGCATCGAAAGCTTGTCCGGCCAGTCGATGGCGGATGTGAAGGTGCAATTCAATTCGCCCGAGCCCGGCAAATACGGCGCCCACGCCTTCGCGCGCGGCGCCAGCATCCATGTGGCGCCGGGGCAGGAGCAGCATCTGCCGCACGAAGCCTGGCATGTCGCCCAGCAAAAACAGGGCCGCGTCAGCGCCACCGGCAAGATGAGCGGGATGCCGGTCAACACCGATCAGAGCCTTGAAAGGGAAGCCGACACAATGGGGGCGAAAGCCATGCAGATGGCCGTGAATGCCCAGGCGACACTCCCGCTACAATTCGGCTTTGGAGACACCTCTCTCCCCGCACTGCTGCAGTTGAAGGACTCGCACGTAGCATTCACCCAACAAGAACTCGATTTCAGCGCGAAGGGGAAGGGACACAAGGTAGCTGTCGGAAAGAAAACCACTGCCGATCTTGTCCCTCACAAGCCCCTGAAAGGCTCATCCCCCGGGTCGAGCAAGGAGCACGACCTTTTGATGAAGGAATTGCGGATTCACTACCCGGGGGAGGGCTTTTTAAGGGGACACCTGCTGAACGATAATCTGGGTGGCCCCGGCATCTGGGAAAACATGTTTCCCATCACTGCCAAGGCAAACGGCAGCCATCTTTATGACGTTGAAAAGCCGGTAAAGCAGGCGCTTCTTGATGCCTATGAACTGAATGAGAAAACCGTCTCGAAGGACAAATATTCAGTTCACTACGCTGTCGAGGCGGTGAGTACCGGTCAAATGGATGAATTCATAGAAGACCCCAGGGCCAGCCTTCACTGCACATGGAAAGTTGAGCCGAAAGTCTCTGACAAAGATATGCACGGCGAGAAGAGCCATCACACGGGAGCAGTGTCGACGGGATCAACCCCGGGTGTGAAACAGGGACAGAATGCAGCGCTTCTCGGAATCCAGTGGGGCAGCGAAGGAAGCGGCCGGACCAAGCAGGTTCGCGCCGGGTTCAAAAATAAAGAGTATGAAACCGAGGGCAAGTCAGTGCCTCCAACCCCGAATGGCCCTGCCAAGAATATTGCCAAGAAAGCACTCATGTCTGTTGAGTTAACCCGTAACCAACTGCAAGAGACCAAATCCGCAACAGAGGAACTGATGGACAAAATCAGCAAGGGTAATCCTGGGTGGAAGGAAGCAGATGCGGCCGATGACCGTCTTGTCGAAGCTGATGAAGCCCTCGACGCTGCAGTGGACGCCCTTGAAGACAGCAAGAACAAGATCAGTTGA
- a CDS encoding PAAR domain-containing protein: MPPAARITDMHTCPMVTGIVPHVGGPILPPGTPTVLINSLPAAVVGTPLTCVGPPDTIVKGSATVFIGGMPAARMGDTTAHGGTIVLGSPTVIIGG, encoded by the coding sequence ATGCCCCCCGCTGCCCGCATCACTGACATGCATACATGCCCGATGGTGACCGGTATCGTGCCCCATGTGGGCGGGCCGATCCTGCCCCCAGGGACGCCGACGGTGCTGATCAACAGCCTGCCCGCAGCAGTGGTCGGCACGCCACTCACCTGCGTCGGCCCGCCGGACACCATCGTGAAGGGCTCAGCGACGGTGTTCATCGGTGGCATGCCGGCAGCGCGCATGGGGGATACGACGGCCCATGGCGGCACCATCGTGCTGGGCAGCCCCACGGTGATAATCGGCGGCTGA
- a CDS encoding helix-turn-helix transcriptional regulator — translation MRKLDRHRRLLAELRHRDHHTIDALALRVGASRRTVIRDIAELRDQGYVIESEPGRGGGVALDPRSIISRPRLMASEVAALIIYTAVAEKLSLLPFPSRTRAALDKIEASLHAESLRDLRRLFARIHVGPASTARGRSEVNHSNFELVFEGIERAFFSQHCIDLSYRDSAGRDTHRKVEPQGILIMAPVWYLIGFDTEKQELRHFRIDRILKLEIDFDKNFMLRKLHLEGAKCPFGGG, via the coding sequence ATGCGCAAGTTGGATCGACATCGAAGGTTGCTGGCGGAGCTGAGGCATCGGGATCATCACACAATTGATGCGCTGGCGCTTCGTGTTGGCGCTTCTCGCAGAACAGTAATTCGGGATATCGCTGAGCTCAGGGATCAGGGATATGTAATTGAGTCCGAACCGGGCCGTGGGGGAGGGGTGGCGCTGGACCCTCGATCTATCATCTCAAGGCCGAGACTAATGGCATCTGAGGTGGCTGCACTCATTATATACACGGCTGTCGCGGAGAAGTTGTCGTTATTACCCTTCCCGTCACGCACCCGTGCTGCCCTCGACAAGATCGAGGCGAGTTTGCACGCAGAATCCCTGAGAGATCTTAGGAGGCTTTTTGCTCGCATTCATGTAGGGCCTGCAAGCACAGCGAGGGGAAGAAGTGAAGTTAATCATTCGAACTTTGAACTTGTGTTCGAGGGAATTGAAAGGGCCTTCTTTAGCCAACATTGCATTGACTTAAGTTACCGCGATAGCGCTGGTCGTGACACACATCGCAAGGTCGAGCCTCAGGGCATACTAATAATGGCGCCGGTTTGGTATCTGATAGGTTTTGACACAGAAAAACAGGAGCTTAGGCATTTTCGAATAGATCGGATTTTGAAGCTTGAAATTGATTTTGATAAAAACTTCATGCTCAGAAAGCTTCATCTTGAAGGTGCCAAGTGTCCTTTTGGAGGGGGCTGA